aatataatcccatttacagttgcaacaaaaagaataaaattctaggaataaacttaaccaaagaggtgaaagacctatacagtgaCAACTATGagagattattgaaagaaactgaagaagacataaagaaatggaaagatattccatgctcatgggttggaagaataactatagttaaaatgtccatcctacctaaagcaacctacagattcaatgcaatctcaatcagaatcccaatgacattcttcacagaaatagaatgaagaatcctaaaatttatatggaacaacaaaagacctcaaatagccaaagcaatcctgagaaaaaagaacaaagctggaggcatcacaatccctgacttcaaaatatactacaaactgtagtaatcaaaacaacatggtattggcagaaaaacagacacacagatcaacagaacagaattgaaagcctagaaataaaaccacacatctacggacagttcatctttaacaaaggagccaagaacatacaatggagaaagtctcttcaataaattgtgttgggaaaacttgacagccgcatgcaaaagaatgaaagtaaactattatcttgcaccatacccaaaaattaactcaaaatggattaaatacttgaaggtaagacctgaaaccatcaaattcctagaagaaaatataggtggtacactatttgacatcggtcttagcagcatctttttgaataccatgtctactcggtcaagggaaacaaaagaaaaaataaacaaatgggtctacatcagaccaaaaagcttctgcaaggcaaaggaaaccatgaacaaaacaaaaagacaacccaccaactgggagaaaatatttgcaaatcatatatccaacaaggggtggatttccaaaatatgtaaagaactcacacaaatcaataaaaaaaaaaacccacaaacaacccgatcaaaaaatgagcagaggatatgaatagatatttttccaaagaagatatacaaatgaccaacagatacatgaaaagatgttcatcatcaataattattagggaaatgcaaatcaaaactacaatgagatatcaccttaccccagtcagaacagctataattaccaagacatacaataacaaatgttgaagaggaagtggagaaaagggaaccctcatgcactgctggtgggaatgcaaactggtgcagccactacggaaaacagtatggagatttctcaaaatattaaaaatagaaataccatatgatccagctagcccattactgggtatttatccaaacaacttgaaatcaacaatccaaagagatttatgcactcctatgttcactgcagcattattcacaatagcaaagccatggaaacaacccaagtccttctacggatgaatggataaagaagatgtggtatatatatacacacacacagacatacatacaacggaatactactcagccattaaaaaagacaaaattttcccacttgcaacaacacaAATAgtccttgagggtatgatgttaagcgaaataagccagacagagaaaaagaaatactgcatgatttcactcatatgtggaacataaacaaatgcatggataaagagaatagattagtagttaccagagaggaaagggcctgggggtgggtgaaagaggtaaaggggcccATATGTACGGCGACAGACGAAAATTaaactggtggtgagcacgatgaagtctacacagaaattgataaataataatgtacatccgaaattacacaatgttataaaccatcatgctttcaataaaataattgtcaCTGTCTGGCTTCCCTTCTCCTGGCCCCAGAGCTGGGGAAGAACCTGGGAAGACAATCACATCATGAACCATGTTAGGCTCTGTGTCATGGGAAAGgactgaaggaagggagggagaagtaAAAGTCTTAGGGATGACAGACTGTGATAGGGAAGGGACTAATCCAGGGGTGAGGCTTCTAGGTCAAGGGAACTGCTTATCTATCACTAGCCAAACAGAAGCGAGCCCAGATTAGAAGTTTCCAAGTGTTTACTTCCAAATGAAAAGCTTCAACCATCTcatcttccttctcatttcctgAGTAAGTTTCCCTATATGACCCAGGACCCTAAAGATACCCTAAGGCTCCTCACCTCCATATTCCCCACCAACCCCCTAGTTTTCCTGCAAGGACCATGGCCCCACTCTCTTAACCAGCCTGCTTCACAGCTTAGGGGAACAGCTGGCCACCACGATGTTCTCCCCGGTGATGTAGCTGGCATCtgaagagcagaggaaggacaCAATCCCTGCACATTCCTCAGGCTCCCCAAACctgaagagaagagagcagagctgaggtCGCAGTCCATGCAGTGTTGTCCTCTGACCTCTGGTTCTGCTGGCCCAGAGGAGGGTATAGGCCAATACCTCACAAGATTCCAGTCAAATCAGACTACAGAGAAGGTCATGTGAGCTCAGCAGGACCACTctcaccctccagcccccagccccaggacagTGCTTTCCTCAGACTTCAGCAAAGGGAACAGCCTGTAGACTGGGAGAAGATCAGGGATCTATCTCTTCCTGAAATTGAACTTTCCTTCAAAGTACAGACCGTTAAAGCCCCAAGCCCCACCTACCGCTGCAGTCCATAGACTTCATTAAAGTCACGTAGCAAGTATGGCAACGTTTTCTCCTGAGGAAAGATTTCAGAGTCAATGTTAGGAGAAGGACTGTTGATGAGGGGTGGGTAGGAAGAGCATCATGGCAGACCGATGCCCCTGTGGGAGGATGGCCCTGTtcaggagagagggatggggcaGAAGAGACCCCATTCTTCTGCAGGGAAGTGAGAGGCTGCTTCAAAGGCTGCAGAGCAGAGCCTCTGAGTGATGGGCCCGGGCTGGGTCTTTAACCGAAGTGTCCCGTCTCTGTGGCCCTTGGGAGTCTGGCCGGGGAAGGGACCAGTGGGGACCATGGGGCAAGGggtgggaagcaggagctgtTTGTGATCCTCACCACTTGGATAAAGTCAGTCTTGATTATTCCTGGCACCAGGCAGTTCACTCGGATGCCTTTGGGGGCCAACTCCACAGCCAGAGACTTACAGAGGCCCAACAGCGCTGTTTTGCTGGTGTTGTAGACTCCCAGcttctgaaaaggaaaaggaagtagaCAAAATGGACTGGAATTGGGAGGAGGGAAGGTTATCTGACCAGCCGGAGCTGTGGCTCTGGGTCTCAGACTAAGAAGATATGGCTGACTTTAGCCCCAAACTACaattccttcccccacccctcaccacccTCACCGccccaaaataattttcaggGAGTGAAGTGCTGAGACAGAGGGCCTCCTCTAGGCTTAGAGAATTGTCAAGAAGTCACTGCCATGTGCATCCAAGCTTGACACAGAGAAAGGTGCACTGTGCTTTCAAACATTCAGTCAGGAATCCAGAACTAGGAAACGCCAGGCCTCAGATCTTGCCCTACCACAAACTGACTGTGCTCACCCTGGGCACATGGCTTAACATCTTTGGGTTGCAGAGATGTTATGGCAAAGTCAGATTATAATACCAGACCTGTAGCAGTCAGGGTGCTATGCTGGTGTTACACATCTTAATTCTATAGCTGGGATCAACAGCTTGTTCCCCCAAACCTCACCGTGGAGACTCACAAGAAACCAGACTCAGCTGCCCCTTGCCCAGCCCCACACAGAGGGTTTTACACTCACTGGTACTGGCACATATGCCACCAGAGATGAGACCAGAACCACAGAGCTGCCCCTGCAAGGAGAAAGACAGATGGGAGGAGATGAAAGGTGAGGTCAACTAAGAGCCCAGATGAGCTCACGCTAAGAGGAAGCCAGCTCAAGATTCATGAGAAAAGGTTGGGGAGTATCTGGAACACTGGGGAGAAGCTGGACCTCCAAATTAGTGGACACTAAGGTCACTGGCAAGGTGAATGCCACCCTATAAACACAGTCAGAGTGGTATCCCTTGGGCAGGGATGCCAGGCTGAGAAGCAGcgctccaggagagcagagcccaAGTAATGCTCATGTGTCGTAGAGACCCCTGTGAGGTCAGCCCTCCACCCAGCAGTCCCAGCATAGCCTGCCCCTGGGTGGCCCCGGACACAGAGGAGCCAGGCTCtgcagggggaggaaggaggagcaagAGCCTTTGACCAGGAGGGAAAGAGGTGATGGCCCACAGAGGAGGGCAAGAATTAGGGAGCCAGAGCGGGGTTTCAGGTGACTACATTCTGAACCCTATTTCCTGCAGCCACCACTCCAGGGGCAAAGTCCCTGCATCTTCTGAGATCGAGGAAATGAGGGCTGGTGAAATGTCCTTTGAGAACCTGGAAGGCAGGTCCTTCCTGCCCCCCGCAAATGTTTCTCTTCAGCACAATTGTCACATCCAGTGGGGACAATGGTAGGTCTGGAAATGGAGAACACTTCCCACAGGTCACACCTCTCGTCTCTCCCGCCACCCTCCACTTTCTGGGTGCCTGCCCAAGTGCTTCCTGACAGGCAGAAAAGACCAACGCATGGAGACTCCAATGCCCACAAGCACCatcacgcccccccccccccccccccccccccggccctcACCTCCTGTTCTCCATATGGGGCAGCAGCTGGCtcagcagcagggctggggcctTCACATTCACGTTCAGGATCTGAAATCAGAGCAAAtccagaggtgggaagagatgcAGTCTGTTCAGTGCCCACTCTCACTGGTCACTTGGAGACCTGCAGCCAGAGCAGGAGCCAAGCCCTGCGACTGTGGCCAGCACTGGGACACTGTGCTCCTTTGCTCTGTGTGAGGGGCATGTGTAGGATTCGGAGGTCCCTGTCCTGCCCAGCTCATAGGTGAATCACCAATAATCTGTGGCTTAGGAAACCTCCCACGGTGGGCCCCAGTCAACACGGCCctccagggaggaggctggggagacaGAGCAGGGCAGGAGGTCAGGGTGACTGGTTTGTTAGTGACTGCCTTAAGGGAGGAGTGGATGAGGGAAAGGGAATCCAGGCTGACCACTTAGTCCACGTCAGGAAATGTTCACaacaagggtttttttttcccccgagcAAAGCCTGAGTGTGGCTGAGGGGTGAAGAGAGGGAATTGAGAATTTGATCAGGAAAACCACAGAATGTGGGAACTAACAAAACGAAATGGCGCAGGATCTgtaaggagagaaggcagggatGCTCAGCAGAAGACTCCATGAGGAGGGAACGGCTCACCCTGACCACAGGACCCATCTGTGCTGACGGGGTGCAGGGGGCCACAGGATTGTGCTGACCCCTCTCAGGGGGCCCTCAGGACAGCAGGGGCAGGGGGTCTGCAGGGGCAGCAGGAGCCCCTGGAATGCTCGGTGGATTCTGCCAGGGATGGCAAGCCTGGCTGGAGGTCCCTTTGTCAGCTGTGTCTGTGGTCAGGTGAGGCATCCCTGTGACAGCCCAGAGGGGGCTCCGTGGGACAACCAGACCAAAGGGATCAGAGTGGGTGCCAGTGAGTCCAGACTGTGAGAGACTCAGACCCTTTGCCATGGACAGACCGGGAAATCTTTTCTGGCATCTCAGGACTTTGTAGCAGTGATCAGCACAAGGAGAGTCAACATAGAGGAGGCCGCTGGCGCCTGGCATGGGCTGGGCATGGCCAGTGCCTGTTGAGCTTACTGATGGGCAGTTTGACCAGATGAGCTCCAACTGCCACCCGTCGGAGTCAGTAGTGACAGCGGGGTGTGGGAGCTTAGATactgtctgtgtgtctgcacatgcatgcatgtgaAACGGGTAGACAGAGAGCCACATAGGATGCGTAAGATCCTACCCTAGGCCTCACCTTGTCCCACACTTGCTCACTGGCCCCCAGAGTGCTCCCCACCAGGGGGTTGACCCCTGCTACACACACCAGGAAGTCGACGCCCCCACAATGTTCCAGGGCCTGTGAAAGAAGTGAAAGAGCAAGTGGGGTGAAAGAACGGAGTAAAGGGTGCCCagaaacctctctctctccccagccaggctgGGAACAATGGCGGCTGACGACCCAGAGCAAAGTAGCTAACCCCTCCCTGTCCAGGCCATTCTGGAGTGGGGTCAGACTTCAGAGACCAGAGGTGAGTGAAATATTTGTTTCTCACCTCCTTGGAAACATCTAGTTTCTGCTCCTTCAAGATGCCTGGTGGTTGGACCCCCACCAGTCCAGACCTTCACTCACCAGATGTCCCCGCGTCCACTCTGACCCTTCCCTCACCTCTTACGTTTCTAACCAATgccttcccccttctcccttccctctggaaACCTCCCTCCTTTGGTCTCACATACCAAGGACCATTCTCCACAGCAAGCATCTGCCCATTTCATGCTCCATCAGATTTTGCCTCACAGCTCACTCCTTCCAGGACTGTCACACACAAACAGCTCTTAATCCAGACTGTGACTCTAGTGGGCTCCCCAACCCAACATCTGGGGTGAGCTAGAGCTGTGCTCCTCCCACATTAACAGGAACACAAAACCCTTaggatcttgttaaatgcagattcccaTTCAGCAGCCCTGGTGAGATCTGAGATTCTGGGTCTCTAGCAAGCTCCCAGGTCATGCCCAGCTGCTGGTCATCAGCCCAGCCTTAGACTAGCAAAGCCGTAGTCTAGACCATGTGAGTTCTCTCCTGCCAGGAGCATCTCTTCATGGCCACATCTGGTTGTCCATTTGTTTTATCCCCTGAGCAGGGACCTACCCTGGGCTACATGTGTTGTTGGCCTAGGTATCAATGCTAGAGACCCCAACTGCCTCCTGCCTGGGCTAAACCTGCGTGTCCCCATCTGTGTCTTCTCCCACTCCCGTGGCCCCTCACCGTGGCCACCAGCTGCTCCCGGTCCTTGGCCTTCCCCACGTGGCACACGGTGCCTGTCAcactcagcccctccccctgtAGCACTGCCACTGCCCGGTCCACGTTCTGCTGCTTCCGGCTGCTGACCACCACGTGGGCCCCGTCCTGGGCCAGACGCCGGGCGATGGCGAAGCCGATCCTGTGGGCAGAGACAGCTGTGATGGCGTCAacccccctccacctcctcccgggagCCTGTTCATGAGACACAAAATGAGTTCCAAAGTGTGGCCCAAGGGTTGCCTCCAGATCCTTTCAGGCAGGGAAGAGGAACTATTGAATGTTACTATATATCAGGCCTTCACCAAGGCTgccccatttaattctcacaactacaTGTATAGtaatcttattttatagatgaaaaagttttcatattaattttcttaaagggAGTTCTTAAGAAGTGATGCTCCATTGGCACAGTTGTAAACCTGCTGGGC
The DNA window shown above is from Equus quagga isolate Etosha38 chromosome 2, UCLA_HA_Equagga_1.0, whole genome shotgun sequence and carries:
- the LOC124235514 gene encoding dehydrogenase/reductase SDR family member 2, mitochondrial-like, which gives rise to MLRSVSWTFRGLHCSSVPLSARVNSKRADRSCALAEKVAVITGSTKGIGFAIARRLAQDGAHVVVSSRKQQNVDRAVAVLQGEGLSVTGTVCHVGKAKDREQLVATALEHCGGVDFLVCVAGVNPLVGSTLGASEQVWDKILNVNVKAPALLLSQLLPHMENRRGSSVVLVSSLVAYVPVPKLGVYNTSKTALLGLCKSLAVELAPKGIRVNCLVPGIIKTDFIQVEKTLPYLLRDFNEVYGLQRFGEPEECAGIVSFLCSSDASYITGENIVVASCSPKL